Proteins found in one Venturia canescens isolate UGA chromosome 6, ASM1945775v1, whole genome shotgun sequence genomic segment:
- the LOC122411870 gene encoding uncharacterized protein: MNGTKIITMRVGKLVFLDSLNYFHMPLSALPKSFGLKTALAKGSFPHLFNRPENQNYIGPMPPAADYSPDTMRPEERERFFAWYNELKNASYVFNFSNELITYCKNDVTILRQACVVCRKMFMDSGRVCPFSENTTIASACFQIFRKNFLKPNTIGIIPTGGYRWAHNQSKKAISWLVWMEHSLNRRIIHAGRSREFKLPQNLLVDGYYETPDSTHVLQFHGCYWHGCLSCFTVNRDRVQSDGDTLNERLERTNAISQRIRSSGYTLTEIWECAYDRLIKTDLEMSAFVSDHPLVRAEPLNPRDAFFGGRTENMVTLYDVKDGEQIRYVDVCSLYPYISKYGKYPVGHPTVYVGDECRALTGPENNISLSRVEGLVKCTVLPPQNLYHPVLPVRMHQRLLFGLCRSCCETMNQDACPHEDPAERVISGTWVVDELRKAIACGYKILTVSEIWQYKITQYNHDTQEGGLFTGYINTFLKIKQEASGWPEGYTDDEAAQERYITSFKTAEGVQLERGAVAKNPGLRSVAKLCLNSFWGKFGQRENLPQTEIVSTREKLMELLNSPEHEITGMLPVNNQVLYVNYTKTDDAVIPSNIANTVIAAYTTAQARLKLYTYLEPLGKRALYCDTDSVIYVTRKEPGEYEPPTGQLLGDLTDELSSYGEGSYIKSFISGGPKFYSFIVNTPSGAESEVCKVKGITLNYANSSLINYESIRSFIIGERENPVVLQFDSIRRTPFHQVVTRPEKKSCMPLSVKRRRDDEYGSLPYGYK; encoded by the coding sequence ATGAACGGCActaaaatcatcacaatgcgCGTTGGCAAACTCGTCTTTCTCGACAGCTTGAACTACTTTCACATGCCTCTGAGTGCACTGCCTAAATCTTTCGGTCTAAAAACTGCTCTCGCCAAAGGATCTTTTCCGCATCTGTTCAATAGACCCGAgaatcaaaattatattgGGCCGATGCCGCCCGCAGCCGATTACTCTCCCGACACTATGCGCCCGGAGGAACGCGAGCGTTTTTTTGCATGGTATAACGAGTTAAAGAATGCCTCTTAtgtatttaacttttcaaacgaGCTCATAACCTATTGTAAAAACGACGTTACGATATTGAGACAGGCCTGTGTGGTTTGCCGGAAAATGTTCATGGACAGCGGACGCGTTTGCCCGTTTAGCGAAAACACAACAATCGCGTCCGCCTGCtttcaaatctttcgaaaaaattttttaaaacctaaCACGATCGGTATTATACCTACGGGTGGTTACAGATGGGCTCACAATCAGTCAAAAAAAGCGATCTCTTGGCTCGTGTGGATGGAGCATTCTTTAAATCGTCGTATCATTCACGCAGGACGCTCGCGCGAGTTTAAAttgcctcaaaatttattagtagACGGTTACTACGAAACACCTGATTCAACCCACGTGTTACAGTTTCACGGTTGCTATTGGCACGGGTGTTTGAGCTGTTTCACTGTAAACAGAGACCGTGTACAAAGCGACGGTGATACATTGAACGAGCGTCTCGAGAGAACAAACGCTATATCGCAGAGAATCCGCTCAAGCGGCTACACGTTAACCGAGATTTGGGAGTGCGCGTATGACCGGCTGATAAAAACAGATTTAGAGATGAGCGCTTTTGTGAGTGATCACCCTCTGGTTCGAGCGGAGCCTCTCAATCCGCGCGATGCTTTTTTCGGTGGTCGCACGGAAAACATGGTCACTCTGTACGACGTGAAAGACGGGGAGCAGATACGATATGTTGACGTTTGCTCTTTGTACCCATACATCTCCAAGTACGGCAAATATCCGGTGGGCCATCCAACGGTATACGTCGGCGACGAGTGCAGGGCGCTGACAGGTCCCGAAAATAATATCAGTCTTTCCCGCGTCGAAGGCCTTGTTAAATGTACAGTGCTTCCACCGCAAAATCTTTATCATCCGGTGCTGCCGGTGCGGATGCATCAGCGCCTGTTATTCGGGTTATGTCGTAGCTGCTGCGAAACAATGAACCAGGACGCGTGTCCTCACGAAGACCCCGCGGAGCGTGTAATTAGCGGTACTTGGGTGGTGGATGAATTGCGAAAAGCTATTGCGTGCgggtataaaatattaaccGTGAGCGAAATTTGGCAGTATAAGATAACGCAGTACAACCACGATACACAGGAGGGGGGCCTTTTCACCGGGTACATAAACACTTTTcttaaaatcaaacaagagGCTAGCGGTTGGCCCGAGGGTTATACAGATGACGAGGCTGCCCAAGAGCGTTATATAACTTCTTTTAAGACAGCCGAAGGGGTTCAGCTGGAGCGGGGTGCAGTAGCGAAAAACCCGGGGCTGCGCTCGGTAGCCAAACTTTGTCTTAACTCCTTTTGGGGTAAATTTGGACAACGCGAAAATTTACCACAAACAGAAATAGTGTCGACACGCGAAAAACTTATGGAGTTGCTAAATAGCCCCGAGCACGAGATCACTGGTATGCTACCTGTTAACAACCAGGTGCTGTATGTTAATTATACGAAAACCGATGATGCTGTAATACCGTCTAATATAGCAAATACTGTCATAGCTGCATACACCACAGCCCAAGCCCGTTTAAAACTTTACACCTATCTCGAACCGCTGGGTAAGCGTGCTCTGTACTGCGACACCGATTCCGTTATTTATGTCACAAGAAAAGAGCCTGGAGAGTATGAACCGCCAACGGGTCAATTGCTAGGGGATTTAACCGACGAGCTAAGCTCTTACGGCGAGGGCAGTTACATTAAGTCTTTCATCTCAGGCGGccctaaattttattctttcatagtTAATACGCCGAGCGGCGCGGAAAGCGAGGTTTGCAAGGTTAAAGGCATAACGCTGAATTACGCAAACAGCTCGCTGATAAATTACGAATCAATACGGTCATTTATAAtaggtgagagagaaaatcctGTTGTACTACAGTTTGATTCAATACGTCGTACACCGTTCCACCAGGTTGTCACACGACCCGAAAAGAAATCGTGCATGCCTCTGAGCGTCAAGCGAAGACGTGATGACGAATACGGCTCGCTCCCTTACGGCTACAAATAA